GGCGCGACGGGTGACGGCGACAGTGAGGGGTTCGATCAGGAGTCGGTCGGGTCGTCGGAGTCAGATTCGAGGTCAGCGTCGGACTCGAGGCCGGAATCGGCAGACTCGTCGTCCTCGAGCGGGTCCGTGTCGTCGACAGTAATCGTCACGGGGTCGGTGTCATCGCCGAAAGCGGGGTCGGACTCGACCGTCTCGTCGCGGTCGAGCACGCGATCCAGCGTGAAGATGGTGTTGAGTTCCTGCTGGACCTGATCGACGACGCCGCCGACGAGTTCGCTCGGCTGAATCGCCGTGTACTCGTAGGGGTTGTTCCCCGCGCCCTCGCTTGCTCGCTTTTCACGGACGACCCGATCTTCCTCGTGGAGTTCTGCGAGCGCCTCGCGGACGGTGCTTGGATACAGTCCCGTCCCCTTTGCGACCTCCTCGCTCGTGCTGCCGGGATGTGCGAGCAGGTGGACGTAAATCTTCGCTCGCGTCTCCGTATCGAGGATCCACGAGAGCAGATCGACGATTCGTTGGTCGACCTCGTCGACCGTGTTTCGACCACTGCCATCGACGAGATCGTCGGGATCAATGGCCCCGTCCTCGAGTGATCGGCCGTCTCCGTCCGTTTCCTCGTGCTCGTCAGTGTCGTTTGGGTCCATGTGTCCTCTCGAGTAGGACAAAGTCTCGAGTGACGTTAAACCTTTGTGCAGTGACTATTCCCATTCGACTGTCCACGCAATATAGTCGCAACTGCAACGAGTGACACACTGATCGCCGACATGGCTGGCGATCAGGTGTGCACTGACTGTCAGTGGCTAGTATGCTCGAGGTGAGCCGAGGTGTTCACTTTCACTTCGGTAGCGCACATCTTTTAGCCCCCCCGCTAGTACAGGGATACGATGACGTCGTTCCAGTCGACACTCGGTGAAGAGGAGGGGATCGCCGAGGAGCTGGCCGAGAACCAGCAAGCGATCTCCATCGCCGAGTTCTTCGAGAAGAACAAGCACATGCTCGGCTTCGACAGCGGCGCTCGAGGCCTTGTGACGGCCGTCAAAGAGGCCGTCGACAACGCCCTGGACGCCGCCGAGGAGTCAGGAATTCTGCCCGATATCTATGTTGAAATTCAAGAAGCAGGTGACTACTACCGGCTGATCGTCGAGGACAACGGTCCCGGGCTGACGAAAGACTCGCTGCCGAAAGTATTCGGGAAACTGCTCTATGGCTCTCGATTCCACGCCCGCGAACAATCTCGCGGTCAGCAAGGAATCGGTATCTCCGCTGCCGTCCTCTACTCGCAACTGACGAGTGGCAAACCCGCCAAGATCACGAGTCGAACAGAGGGCTCGAGCGAGGCACAGTACTTCGAACTAATCGTCGATACCGACGACAACGAACCCGAAATCAGCGTCGAGGAGACGACCACGTGGGATCGGCCACACGGCACGCGCATCGAACTCGAGATGGAGGCAAACATGCGCGCTCGCCAGCAACTCCACGACTACATCAAGCACACGGCGGTCGTCAACCCCCACGCCCGCCTCGAGTTGCGCGAACCCACAGCCCATTTCAAATTCGAGCGCGCAACCGACCAGTTGCCCGAGGAGACCGAGGAAATCCGACCCCACCCCCAC
The Natronolimnobius baerhuensis DNA segment above includes these coding regions:
- a CDS encoding helix-turn-helix domain-containing protein gives rise to the protein MDPNDTDEHEETDGDGRSLEDGAIDPDDLVDGSGRNTVDEVDQRIVDLLSWILDTETRAKIYVHLLAHPGSTSEEVAKGTGLYPSTVREALAELHEEDRVVREKRASEGAGNNPYEYTAIQPSELVGGVVDQVQQELNTIFTLDRVLDRDETVESDPAFGDDTDPVTITVDDTDPLEDDESADSGLESDADLESDSDDPTDS